The Terriglobia bacterium sequence GCGGCGCTCCGGCCCGGAGATACGGTCGGAATTGTCGCGCCCGCCAGCAACATCGACGAGAAGGCGCTGAAGTCGGGAACGCGCAATCTTCAACATCTTGGCTACGAACCGGTATTCCTGAACTCAATTCTCTCGCGTGACATATTCTTCGCTGGTTCCGCGGAACGACGCGCCGGCGAACTCGAAGCGATGTTCGACAACGACGACCTTCGGGCCGTACTCTGCGCTCGCGGCGGATACGGCAGCAATCACCTGCTGCCACTGCTCGATATTCGCAAATTCAAGAGGAACCCGAAGATTTTCGTTGGTTACAGTGACATCACGTCGCTGCTGACGTGGTTCGTTGATAACGGCATGGTCGCATTTCACGGCCCCATGGTGACCAAGGACTTCGCGCACGTCGGCGGCTGGGATGAAGACGTTTGGGAAGCAGTAATGGAAGGGCAGGGCTGCGTAATGGAGTTCGGGCCGGGCAGTGCCGTGGAAAGCCTGCGAATTGGGGAGGCAAAAGGAATCCTATATGGCGGCTGCCTGTCTATTCTCGTCGCGTCTCTGGGAACGCCGTATGAAATTCAGACGGACGGCAAGCTGCTCTTCCTGGAAGATATTGGCGCGAAGCCATACCAGGTCGACCGCATGCTGATGCAGTTACGACTTGCCGGCAAGCTGCGAAGAGTGAAGGGGATCATCTTCGGAGAAATGCTGGACTGTGTCCAACCCGGGGGCCAGGATTATTCGCTGAAAGAAATCATCCTCAGGGTGCTGGACGGTCTCAATATCCCCATTGCGTACGGATTTCCCAGCGGGCACGTGCGGTCTGGCAACGTCGTGCTCCCATTCGGAGTAGCGGCAGCGCTCGAAGTGAGCAGGAAACGCATTCGATTTAGTATGGAAGCGGCGACCATCGCCTAGGCTCAACTTGTTCATGTCATCTCGTCATATTCATCTCATCGGAATCTGCGGCACCGCAATGGCATCACTGGCCGGGATGCTCAAACATCGCGGATACAGAGTCACCGGCTCCGACGCAGCAGCGTATCCGCCTATGTCGGAGTTCCTCGGCTCAATCGGTATTCCAGTCGCGCAACCCTACGGCGAAAAGAATGTCGAACCCGTCCCAGACCTAGTCATCGTGGGCAACGCGATTTCGCGCGGTAATCCCGAACTGGAGTACGTGCTGGACCGCCGTATTCCCATGCAGTCGATGGCGCAACTGGTCCACGAAGAATTCCTTCGCGGAAAGCAGTCGCTGGTTGTGGCGGGTACGCATGGCAAGACCACGACCACGTCGATGCTGGCGTGGATCTTTGCGAATGCTGGGAAAGCTCCATCGTTCCTCATCGGGGGCATCGCTGAAAATTTCGGCTCCAGCTTTGCCGTGACTGACGGGCCGGAGTTCATCATCGAAGGCGATGAGTACGACACCGCATTCTTCGACAAGGGGCCGAAGTTTCTACACTACTTTCCGGACGCAGTGATTCTCACCTCCGTCGAATTCGACCACGCGGATATCTACAAGAGCCTCGACGAGGTCAAGACGGCGTTCAAGCGCCTGGTTAACCTGGTCCCGAAGCGCGGGCGCATCATCGCATGGGATGGCACAGCAAACGTTACGGAATGTGTAGCG is a genomic window containing:
- a CDS encoding LD-carboxypeptidase, which codes for MTARATRKTKILRPAALRPGDTVGIVAPASNIDEKALKSGTRNLQHLGYEPVFLNSILSRDIFFAGSAERRAGELEAMFDNDDLRAVLCARGGYGSNHLLPLLDIRKFKRNPKIFVGYSDITSLLTWFVDNGMVAFHGPMVTKDFAHVGGWDEDVWEAVMEGQGCVMEFGPGSAVESLRIGEAKGILYGGCLSILVASLGTPYEIQTDGKLLFLEDIGAKPYQVDRMLMQLRLAGKLRRVKGIIFGEMLDCVQPGGQDYSLKEIILRVLDGLNIPIAYGFPSGHVRSGNVVLPFGVAAALEVSRKRIRFSMEAATIA